TTTTATAATGACCTAATATGAAAGAGAAAATAATTAACTTCGTTAATGATGTTGTCAAGGAAATGAAAAAAGTAACTTGGCCAACAAAAGAAGAGTTAAAAGACTCAACTTCAATTGTTATTGTCGTATGTTTAATCTTAGCTGCTTTTACTTATGTTGTTGATATGGCAATTTCTCAAATTCTAAAAGGAATATTCTAGTCTTGGAAAATCAAAATGCTAAATGGTATGTGGTTAGGACTTTTTCTGGCCACGAGAACAAGGTTAAGTCTTTAATTGAATCAGAATTAAAAGATAACGAGGAACTACGTTCTAGAATTTTTGAAATACTTGTTCCTACCGAAAAAGTTTTCGAAGTTAAAGATGGTAAGAAAAAAACAAAAAAGAAAAATTTTTTCCCTGGCTACATATTAGTTTGCGCTGACCTGGATATAAAGGCTAAGGACTTTATTATTAACACTCCTTCGGTAATGGGTTTTTTAGGTACCAAGAAGAATCCCATACCACTTATGCCTGAAGAAGTTAAAAGAATAGTCGGCCGTATTTCTCAAAGCGATGAGACAGAAAGAACTGAAACAATATTTAGAGCCGGGGATTTTGTAAAAATTATTGATGGTCCGTTTAATAATTTCTCGGGTGTAGTGCAAGAAGTAAATGAAGAAAAAATGAAAATAAAAGTCATGGTTTCTATTTTTGGGAGAAAGACCCCAGTTGAAATCGACTTTG
This genomic interval from Melioribacteraceae bacterium 4301-Me contains the following:
- the secE gene encoding preprotein translocase subunit SecE, translating into MKEKIINFVNDVVKEMKKVTWPTKEELKDSTSIVIVVCLILAAFTYVVDMAISQILKGIF
- the nusG gene encoding transcription termination/antitermination protein NusG — encoded protein: MENQNAKWYVVRTFSGHENKVKSLIESELKDNEELRSRIFEILVPTEKVFEVKDGKKKTKKKNFFPGYILVCADLDIKAKDFIINTPSVMGFLGTKKNPIPLMPEEVKRIVGRISQSDETERTETIFRAGDFVKIIDGPFNNFSGVVQEVNEEKMKIKVMVSIFGRKTPVEIDFVQAELEK